In a single window of the Elaeis guineensis isolate ETL-2024a chromosome 4, EG11, whole genome shotgun sequence genome:
- the LOC105042457 gene encoding AT-hook motif nuclear-localized protein 24 — protein sequence MDPITASSAHGHHLPPPFHTRDFHHFHQLQQPKSEDDQTGLNRGQKRDREDISNTNNNGSNSSCGDGKELVPVPFGADGEAARRPRGRPAGSKNKPKPPIIINRDSANAFRTHVMEIAGGCDIVESMATFACRRQRGLCILSGTGSVTNVTLRQPASQGAVVTLHGRFEILSLSGSFLPPPAPPAATGLTVYLAGGQGQVVGGSVVGPLMASGPVVIMAASFANAAYDRLPLEEEESLPAQGPLESHGLVGQQQQQFLQDPSLFHGLAPNLLGNVQLPSEPNNWTTGAGIH from the coding sequence atgGATCCAATAACGGCATCATCAGCACATGGACATCATCTTCCTCCTCCATTCCACACACGAGACTTCCATCACTTCCACCAGCTGCAGCAACCCAAATCCGAGGACGACCAAACCGGCCTCAATCGAGGCCAGAAGCGAGACCGTGAAGATATCAGCAATACCAATAACAACGGAAGCAATAGCAGCTGTGGAGATGGCAAGGAATTGGTGCCGGTACCCTTCGGAGCGGACGGCGAGGCGGCGCGCAGGCCCCGGGGTCGGCCTGCCGGGTCGAAGAACAAGCCCAAGCCCCCCATCATCATAAACCGAGACAGCGCCAACGCCTTCCGAACCCACGTCATGGAGATCGCCGGCGGCTGCGACATAGTCGAGAGCATGGCCACCTTCGCATGCCGCCGGCAGCGAGGGTTGTGCATCCTTAGCGGTACCGGTTCCGTCACAAACGTTACCCTCCGTCAGCCAGCATCCCAGGGTGCCGTCGTCACCCTCCATGGCCGTTTTGAGATCCTTTCCCTATCGGGGTCCTTCCTGCCGCCGCCCGCCCCACCGGCGGCGACCGGCCTCACAGTATACTTGGCTGGCGGGCAAGGACAGGTGGTCGGAGGGAGCGTCGTGGGGCCGCTGATGGCGTCGGGGCCCGTGGTTATAATGGCGGCATCGTTCGCTAATGCGGCCTATGACAGGCTTCCTCTGGAGGAAGAGGAGTCTCTACCAGCCCAGGGGCCTCTGGAATCCCATGGACTGGTTggtcagcagcagcagcagttccTGCAGGACCCCAGCCTCTTCCATGGTCTTGCACCGAATCTTCTCGGTAACGTCCAGTTGCCATCGGAGCCTAACAATTGGACTACTGGTGCAGGGATTCACTAA